One region of Myxocyprinus asiaticus isolate MX2 ecotype Aquarium Trade chromosome 38, UBuf_Myxa_2, whole genome shotgun sequence genomic DNA includes:
- the LOC127429103 gene encoding RIMS-binding protein 2-like isoform X7 — protein MDKMQVKVHDLEQKCRTQSEHCDILSKELEKYHLGSDTENTLNSDSQEKNLCNIYNSLQQQTEKSDERSDGSSLVSELPIVQQHKRDKPEKQSIKPIVHTRSRSSSPMQASLSEMDDEVSPTPKSKMRYTGQVRLCTARYSYNPYDGPNEHPEAELPLVAGKYLYIYGDMDDDGFYEGELLDGQRGLVPSNFVEFVQDKEKPSIEVGEEQGRLEHSCLSLTDIDGGGPLDSLSSDVLGHCSNGTGTLDGEELSDDIVPYPRKINLIKQLARSVIVAWEPPLVPLGWGNINGYNILVDGEVRSSVPFGGRTKLLLEKLDLATCTYRVSVQSVTDRGLSDELRCTLLVGRNVVVAPTSLRMDDILRDSAELLWLPSNSNYAHVVYLDGVEHAVVKPCSYRLRFVNLKAATVYKVKVLAKPHQVPWHMPLEQREKREAGVEFCTQAAGPPLPPQEVQIQCGQAPGILQVHWKPPPMTPMGTSNGANVIGYAVCTKGQRIAEVLYPLADYVAVELNRLQCLEAREVIVRTLSAQGESQDSHVAVIPNHLLVPLPKTHPPPHHIQSPLPLQQSQPLPPHPAPLPLPPHPGPQPPTHLQPLPIHPSQPLPHLHPHHMPHPTQPSPPHLQPLPPHLIPQPQPTIPMPQPQLSMPMPQPQQPIPMLQPQPTIPMPQPHIPQLPIPQSQRPLSARELETKEPGPGMLHYGGGPSQPWEPGCSPSGMPSGLPHGHTLDAPPCPNRRSPSPQRILPQPRGTLIPDTVAKAIAREAAQRVAVESGRMERRSQGFHSQNSDEEEDEESYQARRRGASVDDFLRGSELGRQSHYSHSEEYQTESSRGSDLSDILEEDEEELYSEMHEEGRRWHSHNATKTGGGTQSSSQLDRESYQKSAHRGPQPQRRPLTVPSIGQCSPNGYRDQSRRSPLYYDESEQEDPFRIFVALFDYDPSSMSPNPDAADEELPFKEGQIIKVYGDKDNDGFYRGEIRGRSGLIPCNMVSEIRAEDDETMEQLMKQGFLPLNTPVDRIEQNRRGRHPVATRRMVALYDYDPRESSPNVDVEAELTFCAGDIIAVFGDIDEDGFYCGELNGHRGLIPSNFLEEVPDDVEVYLTDTPSHHSQDEPTPALAQRPEAKRQTLVLLGKLSNWGYQSTVSCKVPVETTVPAPAPGRPASPTVRPLLPVGPMRPLSPARAPRDLASKKKKGLLSKGKKLLKKFSK, from the exons ATGGACAAAATGCAg GTCAAAGTTCATGACTTGGAGCAGAAATGCCGGACACAGAGTGAGCATTGCGATATTTTGTCGAAAGAGCTGGAGAAATATCACCTGGGGTCAGACACGGAGAATACACTCAACAGTGACTCACAGGAGAAAAACTTGTGCAACATTTACAATAGCCTGCAGCAGCAGACAGAAAAAA GTGATGAGAGATCTGATGgatcttcactggtctcagaactgcCCATAGTACAGCAACACAAAAGAGACAAGCCAGAGAAGCAGTCCATCAAACCGATCGTCCACACCCGGAGTCGCTCCAGCAGTCCTATGCAAGCATCTCTATCAGAG ATGGATGATGAAGTGAGCCCAACTCCCAAGTCCAAGATGAGATACACAGGACAGGTCCGCCTCTGCACTGCTCGCTACAG TTATAATCCCTATGATGGACCTAATGAGCATCCTGAAGCAGAGCTCCCTCTTGTAGCAGGGAAGTACTTGTACATCTATGGGGATATGGATGATGATGGATTTTATGAAG GAGAGCTTTTGGATGGCCAGCGTGGCCTGGTTCCCTCTAATTTTGTGGAGTTTGTCCAGGACAAGGAAAAGCCATCTATAGAGGTGGGAGAAGAGCAGGGTAGGCTGGAGCATAGCTGTCTGAGCCTGACTGACATAGATGGAGGTGGTCCTCTGGACAGCCTTAGCAGTGACGTTCTCGGGCACTGTAGTAATGGGACAGGCACTCTGGACGGAGAGGAGCTGAGTGACGACATTGTGCCTTACCCCAGGAAGATCAACCTTATCAAACAGCTGGCGAGAAGTGTGATAGTGGCCTGGGAGCCGCCTTTGGTACCTCTCGGCTGGGGAAATATCAATGGGTACAATATCTTAGTGGATGGGGAAGTACGTTCCTCTGTGCCCTTTGGGGGCAGGACCAAACTTCTTTTGGAGAAGCTAGACCTGGCTACCTGCACCTATCGTGTATCGGTACAGAGTGTGACAGATAGGGGGCTCTCTGATGAATTACGGTGCACCTTGCTGGTGGGCCGCAATGTGGTTGTGGCTCCCACCAGCCTGAGAATGGATGATATATTGCGGGACTCTGCTGAACTTTTGTGGCTGCCCAGTAACAGTAACTATGCCCATGTTGTGTACTTGGATGGTGTGGAGCATGCTGTGGTGAAGCCGTGCTCTTACAGACTACGTTTTGTGAACCTGAAGGCTGCCACAGTATACAAGGTAAAGGTGCTTGCCAAACCTCACCAGGTGCCCTGGCACATGCCACTTGAGCAGAGGGAGAAGAGAGAGGCTGGGGTGGAGTTCTGTACCCAGGCTGCAG GGCCCCCTCTACCTCCTCAGGAAGTGCAGATACAGTGTGGTCAAGCTCCAGGGATCCTTCAAGTCCATTGGAAGCCCCCTCCCATGACACCTATGGGTACCTCCAATGGTGCAAATGTGATTGGCTACGCAGTGTGCACTAAGGGTCAGAGG ATTGCTGAGGTGTTGTATCCACTGGCAGACTACGTGGCAGTAGAGTTGAACCGTCTCCAGTGCTTGGAGGCCCGAGAAGTTATCGTCAGGACTTTATCAGCACAAGGGGAATCTCAAGACTCCCATGTCGCCGTCATTCCAAACCACCTGCTGGTGCCTCTTCCTAAAACTCATCCTCCTCCTCACCACATCCAGTCCCCTCTCCCACTCCAGCAGTCCCAACCCTTACCCCCTCATCCAGCACCTTTGCCTCTTCCCCCTCACCCTGGACCCCAACCGCCCACCCATCTCCAACCACTCCCTATTCATCCCAGCCAGCCGCTTCCTCACCTACATCCCCACCATATGCCCCATCCCACACAGCCCTCTCCCCCTCACCTCCAGCCTTTACCACCACACCTCATCCCTCAACCCCAACCCACCATCCCAATGCCACAGCCCCAATTGTCAATGCCTATGCCTCAACCTCAACAGCCCATCCCCATGCTACAACCCCAGCCAACCATCCCTATGCCTCAGCCTCACATTCCCCAGCTGCCCATTCCCCAATCCCAAAGACCACTAAGTGCCAGAGAGCTGGAAACCAAAGAGCCAGGGCCAGGAATGCTTCATTATGGAGGGGGCCCATCTCAGCCATGGGAGCCCGGCTGCTCCCCATCAGGCATGCCCTCAGGCCTGCCACATGGACACACACTGGATGCTCCACCCTGCCCCAACCGTCGTTCCCCATCACCTCAAAGGATCCTCCCCCAGCCCAGGGGTACACTCATCCCTGACACTGTGGCCAAGGCTATTGCCAGAGAGGCAGCACAAAGGGTGGCAGTGGAGAGTGGACGG ATGGAGAGGAGAAGCCAGGGCTTTCACTCTCAAAATTCagatgaggaagaggatgagGAAAGCTATCAGGCTCGAAGAAGAGGAGCATCTGTGGATGACTTCCTCAGGGGCTCAGAGCTGGGCAGGCAG TCTCATTACAGTCACAGTGAAGAGTATCAGACAGAGAGTAGCCGAGGCTCGGACCTGTCGGACATCTTggaagaggatgaggaggagTTGTATTCAGAAATGCATGAAGAAGGCAGGCGATGGCACTCCCACAATGCAACCAAG ACTGGAGGAGGCACTCAATCTTCGAGTCAACTGGATCGGGAGTCATATCAGAAGTCAGCTCACAGAGGCCCTCAACCTCAGCGTCGCCCTCTCACTGTCCCATCCATTGGTCAGTGCTCTCCCA ATGGCTATCGGGACCAAAGCCGTCGTTCTCCTCTGTACTATGATGAGTCTGAGCAGGAGGATCCGTTCCGAATCTTTGTGGCTCTGTTCGACTATGACCCTTCCTCTATGTCTCCTAACCCTGATGCTGCTGATGAGGAGCTCCCTTTTAAAGAGGGACAGATAATCAAG gtGTATGGAGATAAGGATAATGATGGCTTTTATCGCGGGGAGATCCGGGGCAGGTCTGGACTTATTCCCTGTAACATGGTGTCAGAGATCCGTGCTGAGGATGATGAGACAATGGAGCAGCTCATGAAACAGGGCTTTCTCCCTCTCAACACCCCTGTGGACAGAATAG AACAAAATAGGAGAGGTCGCCACCCAGTGGCCACTAGAAGAATGGTTGCATTATACGACTACGACCCACGAGAGAGCTCCCCAAATGTGGATGTTGAG GCTGAACTGACATTCTGTGCTGGCGACATCATCGCTGTTTTTGGGGATATTGATGAAGATGGGTTCTATTGT GGTGAGCTTAATGGACATCGGGGCTTAATTCCATCCAACTTTCTAGAAGAAGTGCCTGATGACGTGGAGGTCTACCTGACGGACACTCCATCCCACCACAGTCAGGACGAGCCAACTCCAGCACTGGCGCAGCGCCCGGAGGCCAAACGG CAGACTCTTGTCTTGCTAGGTAAGTTGAGCAACTGGGGATACCAGTCAACGGTCTCATGCAAG
- the LOC127429103 gene encoding RIMS-binding protein 2-like isoform X8 — protein sequence MTWSRNAGHRVSIAIFCRKSWRNITWGQTRRIHSTVTHRRKTCATFTIACSSRQKKVSDERSDGSSLVSELPIVQQHKRDKPEKQSIKPIVHTRSRSSSPMQASLSEMDDEVSPTPKSKMRYTGQVRLCTARYSYNPYDGPNEHPEAELPLVAGKYLYIYGDMDDDGFYEGELLDGQRGLVPSNFVEFVQDKEKPSIEVGEEQGRLEHSCLSLTDIDGGGPLDSLSSDVLGHCSNGTGTLDGEELSDDIVPYPRKINLIKQLARSVIVAWEPPLVPLGWGNINGYNILVDGEVRSSVPFGGRTKLLLEKLDLATCTYRVSVQSVTDRGLSDELRCTLLVGRNVVVAPTSLRMDDILRDSAELLWLPSNSNYAHVVYLDGVEHAVVKPCSYRLRFVNLKAATVYKVKVLAKPHQVPWHMPLEQREKREAGVEFCTQAAGPPLPPQEVQIQCGQAPGILQVHWKPPPMTPMGTSNGANVIGYAVCTKGQRIAEVLYPLADYVAVELNRLQCLEAREVIVRTLSAQGESQDSHVAVIPNHLLVPLPKTHPPPHHIQSPLPLQQSQPLPPHPAPLPLPPHPGPQPPTHLQPLPIHPSQPLPHLHPHHMPHPTQPSPPHLQPLPPHLIPQPQPTIPMPQPQLSMPMPQPQQPIPMLQPQPTIPMPQPHIPQLPIPQSQRPLSARELETKEPGPGMLHYGGGPSQPWEPGCSPSGMPSGLPHGHTLDAPPCPNRRSPSPQRILPQPRGTLIPDTVAKAIAREAAQRVAVESGRMERRSQGFHSQNSDEEEDEESYQARRRGASVDDFLRGSELGRQSHYSHSEEYQTESSRGSDLSDILEEDEEELYSEMHEEGRRWHSHNATKTGGGTQSSSQLDRESYQKSAHRGPQPQRRPLTVPSIGQCSPNGYRDQSRRSPLYYDESEQEDPFRIFVALFDYDPSSMSPNPDAADEELPFKEGQIIKVYGDKDNDGFYRGEIRGRSGLIPCNMVSEIRAEDDETMEQLMKQGFLPLNTPVDRIEQNRRGRHPVATRRMVALYDYDPRESSPNVDVEAELTFCAGDIIAVFGDIDEDGFYCGELNGHRGLIPSNFLEEVPDDVEVYLTDTPSHHSQDEPTPALAQRPEAKRQTLVLLGKLSNWGYQSTVSCKVPVETTVPAPAPGRPASPTVRPLLPVGPMRPLSPARAPRDLASKKKKGLLSKGKKLLKKFSK from the exons ATGACTTGGAGCAGAAATGCCGGACACAGAGTGAGCATTGCGATATTTTGTCGAAAGAGCTGGAGAAATATCACCTGGGGTCAGACACGGAGAATACACTCAACAGTGACTCACAGGAGAAAAACTTGTGCAACATTTACAATAGCCTGCAGCAGCAGACAGAAAAAAGTGA GTGATGAGAGATCTGATGgatcttcactggtctcagaactgcCCATAGTACAGCAACACAAAAGAGACAAGCCAGAGAAGCAGTCCATCAAACCGATCGTCCACACCCGGAGTCGCTCCAGCAGTCCTATGCAAGCATCTCTATCAGAG ATGGATGATGAAGTGAGCCCAACTCCCAAGTCCAAGATGAGATACACAGGACAGGTCCGCCTCTGCACTGCTCGCTACAG TTATAATCCCTATGATGGACCTAATGAGCATCCTGAAGCAGAGCTCCCTCTTGTAGCAGGGAAGTACTTGTACATCTATGGGGATATGGATGATGATGGATTTTATGAAG GAGAGCTTTTGGATGGCCAGCGTGGCCTGGTTCCCTCTAATTTTGTGGAGTTTGTCCAGGACAAGGAAAAGCCATCTATAGAGGTGGGAGAAGAGCAGGGTAGGCTGGAGCATAGCTGTCTGAGCCTGACTGACATAGATGGAGGTGGTCCTCTGGACAGCCTTAGCAGTGACGTTCTCGGGCACTGTAGTAATGGGACAGGCACTCTGGACGGAGAGGAGCTGAGTGACGACATTGTGCCTTACCCCAGGAAGATCAACCTTATCAAACAGCTGGCGAGAAGTGTGATAGTGGCCTGGGAGCCGCCTTTGGTACCTCTCGGCTGGGGAAATATCAATGGGTACAATATCTTAGTGGATGGGGAAGTACGTTCCTCTGTGCCCTTTGGGGGCAGGACCAAACTTCTTTTGGAGAAGCTAGACCTGGCTACCTGCACCTATCGTGTATCGGTACAGAGTGTGACAGATAGGGGGCTCTCTGATGAATTACGGTGCACCTTGCTGGTGGGCCGCAATGTGGTTGTGGCTCCCACCAGCCTGAGAATGGATGATATATTGCGGGACTCTGCTGAACTTTTGTGGCTGCCCAGTAACAGTAACTATGCCCATGTTGTGTACTTGGATGGTGTGGAGCATGCTGTGGTGAAGCCGTGCTCTTACAGACTACGTTTTGTGAACCTGAAGGCTGCCACAGTATACAAGGTAAAGGTGCTTGCCAAACCTCACCAGGTGCCCTGGCACATGCCACTTGAGCAGAGGGAGAAGAGAGAGGCTGGGGTGGAGTTCTGTACCCAGGCTGCAG GGCCCCCTCTACCTCCTCAGGAAGTGCAGATACAGTGTGGTCAAGCTCCAGGGATCCTTCAAGTCCATTGGAAGCCCCCTCCCATGACACCTATGGGTACCTCCAATGGTGCAAATGTGATTGGCTACGCAGTGTGCACTAAGGGTCAGAGG ATTGCTGAGGTGTTGTATCCACTGGCAGACTACGTGGCAGTAGAGTTGAACCGTCTCCAGTGCTTGGAGGCCCGAGAAGTTATCGTCAGGACTTTATCAGCACAAGGGGAATCTCAAGACTCCCATGTCGCCGTCATTCCAAACCACCTGCTGGTGCCTCTTCCTAAAACTCATCCTCCTCCTCACCACATCCAGTCCCCTCTCCCACTCCAGCAGTCCCAACCCTTACCCCCTCATCCAGCACCTTTGCCTCTTCCCCCTCACCCTGGACCCCAACCGCCCACCCATCTCCAACCACTCCCTATTCATCCCAGCCAGCCGCTTCCTCACCTACATCCCCACCATATGCCCCATCCCACACAGCCCTCTCCCCCTCACCTCCAGCCTTTACCACCACACCTCATCCCTCAACCCCAACCCACCATCCCAATGCCACAGCCCCAATTGTCAATGCCTATGCCTCAACCTCAACAGCCCATCCCCATGCTACAACCCCAGCCAACCATCCCTATGCCTCAGCCTCACATTCCCCAGCTGCCCATTCCCCAATCCCAAAGACCACTAAGTGCCAGAGAGCTGGAAACCAAAGAGCCAGGGCCAGGAATGCTTCATTATGGAGGGGGCCCATCTCAGCCATGGGAGCCCGGCTGCTCCCCATCAGGCATGCCCTCAGGCCTGCCACATGGACACACACTGGATGCTCCACCCTGCCCCAACCGTCGTTCCCCATCACCTCAAAGGATCCTCCCCCAGCCCAGGGGTACACTCATCCCTGACACTGTGGCCAAGGCTATTGCCAGAGAGGCAGCACAAAGGGTGGCAGTGGAGAGTGGACGG ATGGAGAGGAGAAGCCAGGGCTTTCACTCTCAAAATTCagatgaggaagaggatgagGAAAGCTATCAGGCTCGAAGAAGAGGAGCATCTGTGGATGACTTCCTCAGGGGCTCAGAGCTGGGCAGGCAG TCTCATTACAGTCACAGTGAAGAGTATCAGACAGAGAGTAGCCGAGGCTCGGACCTGTCGGACATCTTggaagaggatgaggaggagTTGTATTCAGAAATGCATGAAGAAGGCAGGCGATGGCACTCCCACAATGCAACCAAG ACTGGAGGAGGCACTCAATCTTCGAGTCAACTGGATCGGGAGTCATATCAGAAGTCAGCTCACAGAGGCCCTCAACCTCAGCGTCGCCCTCTCACTGTCCCATCCATTGGTCAGTGCTCTCCCA ATGGCTATCGGGACCAAAGCCGTCGTTCTCCTCTGTACTATGATGAGTCTGAGCAGGAGGATCCGTTCCGAATCTTTGTGGCTCTGTTCGACTATGACCCTTCCTCTATGTCTCCTAACCCTGATGCTGCTGATGAGGAGCTCCCTTTTAAAGAGGGACAGATAATCAAG gtGTATGGAGATAAGGATAATGATGGCTTTTATCGCGGGGAGATCCGGGGCAGGTCTGGACTTATTCCCTGTAACATGGTGTCAGAGATCCGTGCTGAGGATGATGAGACAATGGAGCAGCTCATGAAACAGGGCTTTCTCCCTCTCAACACCCCTGTGGACAGAATAG AACAAAATAGGAGAGGTCGCCACCCAGTGGCCACTAGAAGAATGGTTGCATTATACGACTACGACCCACGAGAGAGCTCCCCAAATGTGGATGTTGAG GCTGAACTGACATTCTGTGCTGGCGACATCATCGCTGTTTTTGGGGATATTGATGAAGATGGGTTCTATTGT GGTGAGCTTAATGGACATCGGGGCTTAATTCCATCCAACTTTCTAGAAGAAGTGCCTGATGACGTGGAGGTCTACCTGACGGACACTCCATCCCACCACAGTCAGGACGAGCCAACTCCAGCACTGGCGCAGCGCCCGGAGGCCAAACGG CAGACTCTTGTCTTGCTAGGTAAGTTGAGCAACTGGGGATACCAGTCAACGGTCTCATGCAAG